From one Microbulbifer sp. A4B17 genomic stretch:
- a CDS encoding YHYH protein, producing the protein MKLTEIFDTDRKSILPYAISLVLLSGVLQACGGGSSSSSDSSDTTTEDTSDSSSDSGDDDDSADDSSGSSTDSGVWILNTDDERAPYIYEDNSNEQVLVNVQSVDSETVDGKEYTVVSATGIPNYTIEITQTILDALLERPKASSDFLTGSPYVSVGDIVSFGQDIGYQSNSSCGAEAGYGFWPPGPVCPENVSHVGYFPVEPEPATDSCETGLGVQGYWVNGTSIYQWSDGMSVDDTWHTLAPLAEVYDVDICGGHAANGDYHHHFYSECLAEMVGDIGDNHSPIYGYTADGYAIYGPWESEAELAESSWAIRDYDDASSESGCGVAGERSCLLVDEYDISQGMETTSNTGPTTSDSYTSPSGNEFETSAGFFYEDYYWDEELTAQGGVYLDQYNGHSDDERGYHYHLTVTVDSDGQLIPAFPFTFGPRFYGKLDDQTVVNRCSTTVGR; encoded by the coding sequence ATGAAATTAACGGAAATTTTTGACACGGACCGAAAGTCCATTTTGCCTTATGCAATATCACTGGTATTGCTCTCTGGTGTACTACAGGCATGCGGTGGAGGCAGCAGCTCTTCATCTGACTCATCAGATACGACAACTGAGGATACTAGCGATAGCAGCTCAGATTCCGGTGATGATGACGACTCAGCAGATGACAGCTCAGGCTCAAGCACCGACAGCGGAGTGTGGATTCTAAATACTGACGATGAACGAGCGCCTTACATCTATGAAGATAACAGTAATGAACAAGTACTGGTAAATGTTCAAAGCGTTGACTCGGAAACTGTCGACGGTAAAGAGTACACTGTTGTATCTGCAACGGGCATCCCAAATTACACCATCGAAATTACACAAACTATTCTCGATGCACTCTTGGAGCGCCCAAAAGCATCGTCTGATTTTTTAACCGGCAGTCCCTATGTAAGTGTTGGTGATATTGTCAGCTTTGGACAGGATATTGGATATCAAAGTAATTCTTCATGTGGTGCAGAGGCCGGCTATGGCTTTTGGCCACCTGGGCCCGTTTGCCCTGAAAACGTTTCCCATGTCGGCTATTTTCCCGTTGAACCTGAACCTGCAACCGATAGCTGCGAAACCGGTTTAGGAGTACAGGGTTACTGGGTAAACGGAACCTCTATTTATCAGTGGAGTGACGGGATGAGTGTCGATGATACTTGGCATACTCTCGCTCCTCTCGCCGAAGTCTACGATGTTGACATTTGCGGTGGCCACGCGGCAAACGGCGATTATCACCACCATTTTTATAGTGAATGTCTTGCAGAAATGGTTGGCGATATTGGTGACAACCACTCTCCAATTTACGGCTACACCGCCGATGGCTATGCAATTTATGGCCCCTGGGAGAGCGAAGCTGAATTAGCAGAAAGTAGTTGGGCAATTCGAGATTACGATGATGCCTCATCCGAAAGCGGCTGCGGTGTTGCTGGTGAACGAAGCTGTTTATTAGTCGATGAATACGATATTTCCCAAGGGATGGAAACCACTTCTAATACAGGCCCAACTACCAGTGATTCATATACATCGCCCTCAGGAAATGAATTTGAAACAAGCGCTGGTTTTTTCTACGAAGATTATTACTGGGATGAAGAACTTACCGCTCAAGGAGGAGTCTATTTAGATCAGTACAATGGCCATTCGGATGATGAAAGAGGATACCATTATCACCTTACGGTCACTGTCGACAGCGATGGACAATTAATCCCCGCCTTCCCCTTCACTTTTGGACCGCGCTTTTACGGAAAATTGGATGACCAAACTGTTGTCAACAGATGTTCAACAACAGTGGGGCGGTAA